The following are encoded together in the Choristoneura fumiferana chromosome 4, NRCan_CFum_1, whole genome shotgun sequence genome:
- the LOC141427621 gene encoding carboxypeptidase Q-like isoform X1: MFISVSKVCLFFALIAQVHSAAKRRKKTYVELHSCDNSGIADEIASYDTVVKDIVDYVTKGPFKGKTYNELAKFVDTFGARLSGTAILEQSIDYMIQLTRDEDLNDIVTEELQVPHWTRGEEKITMLEPRVKDIALLGLGRSVSTPPEGITANVIVFNDFEELENAEEDEVKGKIVLFDPEFTTYGETVVYRTQSASKSAAKGAVASLVRSITPFSINSPHTGSQNYEDGVNKIPTAAISLEDADLIRRLVDRDINVKLNITMHSTFDTKTSRNTIIDLKGTRFPDKLVIVSGHIDSWDVGQGAMDDGGGLFVSWAAPVILKRLNLRPKRTVRSIFWTAEELGLVGAYDYEKQHRNESDNINFIMESDEGTFAPRGLAVAGSQKARCIIGEILKLFESINASTLVEDDSPGSDIAVIIRNGIPGASLHNANEKYFWFHHTEGDTMNVENPEELDLCAAFWTAVAYIIADISEDIPR, from the exons ATGTTCATATCAGTGTCAAAGGTGTGTTTGTTTTTTGCGCTTATCGCTCAAGTACACAGTGCCGCTAAGAGAAGAAAGAAGACCTACGTCGAACTCCATTCGTGTGACAATTCCGGGATCGCTGATGAAATAGCTTCTTACGATACCGTCGTAAAGGATATAGTAGACTATGTAACTAAGGGTCCGTTCAAAGGGAAGACTTACAATGA ACTTGCAAAATTTGTCGATACTTTTGGCGCTCGGCTTTCGGGTACAGCAATTTTGGAACAGTCCATTGACTACATGATACAACTCACTCGTGATGAAGACTTGAATGACATCGTAACGGAGGAGTTGCAG GTTCCGCACTGGACTCGAGGAGAAGAGAAAATAACGATGTTAGAACCGAGAGTCAAAGATATCGCGTTGTTGGGATTGGGACGAAGCGTTAGTACACCGCCAGAAGGCATAACCGCTAATGTCATTGTCTTTAACGATTTTGAAGAACTAGAAAATGCCGAAGAAGATGAAGTTAAAGGcaaaattgttttgtttgatcCGGAATTCACAACGTACGGTGAAACCGTTGTGTACAGGACTCAAAGTGCTTCTAAATCAGCTGCGAAAGGAGCTGTAGCGTCACTGGTACGCTCTATTACTCCATTTTCTATAAATTCTCCCCACACTGGGTCTCAAAATTATGAAGATGGAGTAAATAAAATTCCGACAGCGGCTATCTCCCTTGAAGATGCAGATTTAATAAGAAGATTAGTTGATCGAGACATAAATGTAAAACTGAACATTACGATGCATTCTACTTTTGACACCAAGACGTCTAGAAACACAATTATAGATCTGAAGGGAACCAGATTTCCGGACAAGTTAGTCATAGTTTCGGGACATATCGATAGCTGGGACGTTGGTCAAGGTGCCATGGATGACGGTGGTGGATTATTTGTTAGTTGGGCGGCTCCTGTCATTCTCAAAAGACTAAATTTAAGGCCAAAGAGAACGGTAAGATCTATTTTCTGGACAGCTGAAGAGCTGGGTTTAGTTGGAGCTTATGATTACGAAAAACAGCATCGGAACGAAAGTGACAATATAAATTTCATCATGGAATCTGATGAAGGTACATTTGCTCCTCGTGGTTTGGCAGTGGCAGGCAGTCAGAAGGCCAGATGTATTATCGGAGAAATTCTTAAACTTTTTGAATCTATCAACGCTTCCACACTAGTTGAAGATGACAGTCCTGGTTCAGACATCGCGGTAATCATTCGAAATGGCATACCAGGGGCAAGCCTTCATAATGCAAATGAGAAATATTTTTGGTTCCATCATACCGAAGGAGACACTATGAATGTTGAAAACCCAGAAGAATTAGATTTGTGTGCTGCCTTTTGGACTGCAGTAGCGTACATTATTGCGGACATATCAGAAGACATCCCGCGTTAA
- the LOC141427621 gene encoding carboxypeptidase Q-like isoform X2, whose amino-acid sequence MGFYTPVLLTLFIIITSEAKVVSKENVCSSLLGEDLMKEIASYEIVKNEIVNYVTRGEFKGKTYDELAKFVDTFGARLSGTAILEQSIDYMIQLTRDEDLNDIVTEELQVPHWTRGEEKITMLEPRVKDIALLGLGRSVSTPPEGITANVIVFNDFEELENAEEDEVKGKIVLFDPEFTTYGETVVYRTQSASKSAAKGAVASLVRSITPFSINSPHTGSQNYEDGVNKIPTAAISLEDADLIRRLVDRDINVKLNITMHSTFDTKTSRNTIIDLKGTRFPDKLVIVSGHIDSWDVGQGAMDDGGGLFVSWAAPVILKRLNLRPKRTVRSIFWTAEELGLVGAYDYEKQHRNESDNINFIMESDEGTFAPRGLAVAGSQKARCIIGEILKLFESINASTLVEDDSPGSDIAVIIRNGIPGASLHNANEKYFWFHHTEGDTMNVENPEELDLCAAFWTAVAYIIADISEDIPR is encoded by the exons ATGGGTTTCTATACTCCTGTATTACTAACCCTTTTCATTATTATAACAAGCGAAGCGAAAGTTGTatcaaaagaaaatgtttgCTCATCATTATTAGGCGAGGATTTGATGAAAGAAATTGCTTCTTACGAAATTGTGAAGAATGAAATTGTGAACTATGTGACCCGCGGTGAATTCAAGGGGAAAACGTATGATGA ACTTGCAAAATTTGTCGATACTTTTGGCGCTCGGCTTTCGGGTACAGCAATTTTGGAACAGTCCATTGACTACATGATACAACTCACTCGTGATGAAGACTTGAATGACATCGTAACGGAGGAGTTGCAG GTTCCGCACTGGACTCGAGGAGAAGAGAAAATAACGATGTTAGAACCGAGAGTCAAAGATATCGCGTTGTTGGGATTGGGACGAAGCGTTAGTACACCGCCAGAAGGCATAACCGCTAATGTCATTGTCTTTAACGATTTTGAAGAACTAGAAAATGCCGAAGAAGATGAAGTTAAAGGcaaaattgttttgtttgatcCGGAATTCACAACGTACGGTGAAACCGTTGTGTACAGGACTCAAAGTGCTTCTAAATCAGCTGCGAAAGGAGCTGTAGCGTCACTGGTACGCTCTATTACTCCATTTTCTATAAATTCTCCCCACACTGGGTCTCAAAATTATGAAGATGGAGTAAATAAAATTCCGACAGCGGCTATCTCCCTTGAAGATGCAGATTTAATAAGAAGATTAGTTGATCGAGACATAAATGTAAAACTGAACATTACGATGCATTCTACTTTTGACACCAAGACGTCTAGAAACACAATTATAGATCTGAAGGGAACCAGATTTCCGGACAAGTTAGTCATAGTTTCGGGACATATCGATAGCTGGGACGTTGGTCAAGGTGCCATGGATGACGGTGGTGGATTATTTGTTAGTTGGGCGGCTCCTGTCATTCTCAAAAGACTAAATTTAAGGCCAAAGAGAACGGTAAGATCTATTTTCTGGACAGCTGAAGAGCTGGGTTTAGTTGGAGCTTATGATTACGAAAAACAGCATCGGAACGAAAGTGACAATATAAATTTCATCATGGAATCTGATGAAGGTACATTTGCTCCTCGTGGTTTGGCAGTGGCAGGCAGTCAGAAGGCCAGATGTATTATCGGAGAAATTCTTAAACTTTTTGAATCTATCAACGCTTCCACACTAGTTGAAGATGACAGTCCTGGTTCAGACATCGCGGTAATCATTCGAAATGGCATACCAGGGGCAAGCCTTCATAATGCAAATGAGAAATATTTTTGGTTCCATCATACCGAAGGAGACACTATGAATGTTGAAAACCCAGAAGAATTAGATTTGTGTGCTGCCTTTTGGACTGCAGTAGCGTACATTATTGCGGACATATCAGAAGACATCCCGCGTTAA